From Kogia breviceps isolate mKogBre1 chromosome 2, mKogBre1 haplotype 1, whole genome shotgun sequence, one genomic window encodes:
- the CMKLR2 gene encoding chemerin-like receptor 2 isoform X1 → MKRFLHSAFSKVMEDLEETLFEDFENYSYALEYYSPETDLEEKAHLGVVHWVSLLLYCLAFVLGIPGNALVIWFTGFKWKKTVTTLWFLNLAIADFIFLLFLPLYISYVAMNFHWPFGIWLCKANSFIAQLNMFASVFFLTVISLDRYIYLIHPVLSHRYRTLRNSLIVIIVVWLLASLMGGPALFFRDTLELNNHTLCYNNFHERDPDLTLVRHHILTWVKVIVGYLFPLLTMSICYLCLIFKVKKRSILISSKHFWTILAVVIAFLMCWTPYHLFSIWELTIHHNSYFHQVLQAGIPLSTGLAFLNSCLNPILYVLISKKFQARFRASVAEILKYTLWEVSCSGTVSEQLGNSETKNLCLLETAQ, encoded by the coding sequence AGATTTCTTCATTCTGCATTTAGCAAGGTTATGGAAGATCTAGAGGAAACACTATTTGAAGACTTTGAGAACTACTCCTATGCCCTGGAATATTACTCCCCAGAGACTGATTTGGAAGAGAAAGCACACCTAGGAGTCGTTCACTGGGTCTCCCTCCTGTTATACTGTTTGGCATTTGTTCTGGGCATTCCAGGAAATGCCCTTGTCATTTGGTTTACGGGATTCAAGTGGAAGAAGACAGTCACCACTCTCTGGTTCCTCAATCTAGCCATCgcagatttcatttttcttctcttcttgccCCTGTACATCTCCTACGTGGCCATGAATTTCCACTGGCCCTTTGGCATCTGGTTGTGCAAGGCCAATTCCTTCATTGCCCAGTTGAACATGTTTGCCAGTGTTTTCTTCCTGACGGTGATAAGCCTGGACCGCTATATCTACTTGATCCACCCTGTCTTATCTCATCGGTACCGGACCCTAAGGAACTCTCTGATTGTTATTATAGTTGTTTGGCTTTTGGCTTCACTAATGGGTGGTCCAGCCCTGTTTTTCCGGGACACTCTGGAGCTCAATAACCACACTCTTTGCTATAACAACTTCCACGAGCGTGATCCTGACCTCACATTGGTGAGGCATCATATTCTGACCTGGGTGAAAGTTATTGTTGGGtacctcttccctcttctaaCAATGAGCATTTGCTACTTGTGCCTCATCTTCAAGGTGAAAAAGCGAAGCATCCTGATCTCCAGTAAGCACTTCTGGACCATCCTGGCTGTGGTCATTGCCTTTTTGATGTGCTGGACTCCTTATCACCTGTTTAGCATTTGGGAGCTCACGATTCACCACAATAGCTATTTCCACCAGGTGCTGCAGGCCGGAATCCCCCTCTCCACTGGCTTGGCATTCCTCAACAGTTGCTTGAACCCCATCCTTTATGTCCTAATTAGTAAGAAGTTCCAAGCACGCTTTCGGGCCTCAGTTGCTGAGATACTAAAATATACGCTGTGGGAAGTGAGCTGTTCTGGCACAGTGAGCGAACAGCTCGGGAACTCTGAAACCAAGAATCTGTGTCTCCTGGAAACAGCCCAGTGA
- the CMKLR2 gene encoding chemerin-like receptor 2 isoform X2, translating into MEDLEETLFEDFENYSYALEYYSPETDLEEKAHLGVVHWVSLLLYCLAFVLGIPGNALVIWFTGFKWKKTVTTLWFLNLAIADFIFLLFLPLYISYVAMNFHWPFGIWLCKANSFIAQLNMFASVFFLTVISLDRYIYLIHPVLSHRYRTLRNSLIVIIVVWLLASLMGGPALFFRDTLELNNHTLCYNNFHERDPDLTLVRHHILTWVKVIVGYLFPLLTMSICYLCLIFKVKKRSILISSKHFWTILAVVIAFLMCWTPYHLFSIWELTIHHNSYFHQVLQAGIPLSTGLAFLNSCLNPILYVLISKKFQARFRASVAEILKYTLWEVSCSGTVSEQLGNSETKNLCLLETAQ; encoded by the coding sequence ATGGAAGATCTAGAGGAAACACTATTTGAAGACTTTGAGAACTACTCCTATGCCCTGGAATATTACTCCCCAGAGACTGATTTGGAAGAGAAAGCACACCTAGGAGTCGTTCACTGGGTCTCCCTCCTGTTATACTGTTTGGCATTTGTTCTGGGCATTCCAGGAAATGCCCTTGTCATTTGGTTTACGGGATTCAAGTGGAAGAAGACAGTCACCACTCTCTGGTTCCTCAATCTAGCCATCgcagatttcatttttcttctcttcttgccCCTGTACATCTCCTACGTGGCCATGAATTTCCACTGGCCCTTTGGCATCTGGTTGTGCAAGGCCAATTCCTTCATTGCCCAGTTGAACATGTTTGCCAGTGTTTTCTTCCTGACGGTGATAAGCCTGGACCGCTATATCTACTTGATCCACCCTGTCTTATCTCATCGGTACCGGACCCTAAGGAACTCTCTGATTGTTATTATAGTTGTTTGGCTTTTGGCTTCACTAATGGGTGGTCCAGCCCTGTTTTTCCGGGACACTCTGGAGCTCAATAACCACACTCTTTGCTATAACAACTTCCACGAGCGTGATCCTGACCTCACATTGGTGAGGCATCATATTCTGACCTGGGTGAAAGTTATTGTTGGGtacctcttccctcttctaaCAATGAGCATTTGCTACTTGTGCCTCATCTTCAAGGTGAAAAAGCGAAGCATCCTGATCTCCAGTAAGCACTTCTGGACCATCCTGGCTGTGGTCATTGCCTTTTTGATGTGCTGGACTCCTTATCACCTGTTTAGCATTTGGGAGCTCACGATTCACCACAATAGCTATTTCCACCAGGTGCTGCAGGCCGGAATCCCCCTCTCCACTGGCTTGGCATTCCTCAACAGTTGCTTGAACCCCATCCTTTATGTCCTAATTAGTAAGAAGTTCCAAGCACGCTTTCGGGCCTCAGTTGCTGAGATACTAAAATATACGCTGTGGGAAGTGAGCTGTTCTGGCACAGTGAGCGAACAGCTCGGGAACTCTGAAACCAAGAATCTGTGTCTCCTGGAAACAGCCCAGTGA